Proteins encoded within one genomic window of Pieris rapae chromosome 1, ilPieRapa1.1, whole genome shotgun sequence:
- the LOC123689626 gene encoding uncharacterized protein LOC123689626: MHANNLNRMSNATAPLAGPPANNTPNLPPRSDNQPINNSNISLYKITDCLPVAQVKKSSLKHLNNITLADDNYFHPSEIEILIGAPHYADIMLSGRVTGAPGTPTAFETIFGYIIIGNVPLLGSDCTNNCNSYTAISLCSIVEQPQLENLIKNEKFHHVAGDQNPSDCLSRGLSPTAFINNSTWFTGPKWLELESSEWSITSLNSETAVDIEEERKIVSIPATVWSDPNPILELSHRVSSWLLFLRTVVWIYRFLKRLPRSTNVSADDISYAEIQIFKVLQKVYFYDVIHSLKTSGRCSRSIQRLCPFLDADGLIRVGGRLKNANLQYDQQHPILLPRKDRILELIISYYHRHNCHAGPVTLMAILRQRYWILSCRSIVRSVIHKCNFCFKANPHPIIPLMGDLPDYRVNESKAFVHTAVDYAGPISIIPYRKRGVRSMKAYLCIFVCMVVRAVHVELTTDLSTSSFLSAFKRFIARRGAISVLYSDNAKNFVGAKNALSDIFTLTNSIEFHDTFATELANNRIQWKFNPPRSPHFGGCFEIFVKAFKNHLRRVVGEQLLTYEEMLTVLTQIESVINSRPLTLLSEDPSELTASTPAHFLMSSPVKFIPARMKVDDEPVSLLKRYALLDGMIQSFSNRWKLEYLHLLQSRTKWNTQANPVTIGTVVVIVTDNVSPLSWPLGKVMEIYPGKDGICRVVLVKTATGIYKRPIVRLCPLPNQ; the protein is encoded by the exons ATGCACGCTAATAACTTGAATCGCATGAGCAATGCAACTGCGCCGCTTGCTGGGCCTCCCGCTAATAATACACCTAATTTACCTCCACGCAGCGACAATCAGCCGATTAATAACTCAAATATTTCACTTT ACAAAATAACAGACTGTTTACCGGTGGCACAAGTTAAAAAGTCTTCgctgaaacatttaaacaatattactttggcggatgacaattattttcatCCGTCAGAGATAGAGATACTTATTGGTGCACCGCATTACGCCGATATAATGTTGTCGGGTCGTGTTACGGGCGCACCTGGCACTCCTACCGCTTTCGAAACAATATTCGGGTATATTATCATCGGTAACGTCCCCTTATTGGGTTCTGATTGCACCAATAACTGTAACAGTTATACCGCTATTTCGCTATGTTCTATAGTAGAACAACCGcagttagaaaatttaattaaaaatgaaaaatttcacCATGTTGCGGGTGATCAAAATCCTAGTGATTGTCTATCTCGCGGCTTATCACCCActgcatttataaataattctacttGGTTTACTGGCCCAAAATGGTTAGAACTGGAATCATCTGAGTGGTCAATTACATCTCTAAACTCTGAAACAGCTGTTGATatagaagaagaaagaaaaatagtcTCTATTCCTGCTACAGTGTGGAGTGATCCAAACCCAATTTTAGAACTGTCTCATCGAGTTTCTTCTTGGTTATTGTTTCTCCGTACAGTGGTATGGATATACCGTTTTCTCAAAAGACTTCCTAGATCTACTAATGTCTCTGCTGACGATATTAGTTATGCtgaaatacagatatttaagGTTTTACAAAAGGTATATTTCTATGATGTCATCCATAGCCTTAAAACTAGTGGCCGCTGCTCGCGTTCTATTCAAAGATTATGTCCCTTTCTAGATGCTGATGGGTTGATAAGGGTTGGtggtagattaaaaaatgccAATCTACAGTATGATCAGCAGCATCCTATTTTGTTACCGCGAAAGGACAGGATACTTGAgttaattatttcctattatCATCGTCATAACTGTCACGCTGGTCCAGTCACTTTAATGGCGATTCTTCGACAACGTTATTGGATACTATCGTGCCGCAGCATAGTGCGATCagttatacataaatgtaacttttgttttaaagcaaATCCTCATCCTATTATACCGCTCATGGGTGACTTACCAGACTATCGTGTAAACGAATCTAAAGCTTTCGTCCATACCGCTGTAGACTATGCTGGtcctatttcaataattccTTATCGAAAACGTGGAGTCCGCTCTATGAAGGCTTATCtttgcatttttgtttgtatggtGGTTCGAGCTGTACACGTTGAGCTTACTACAGACCTTAGTACCAGTTCATTTCTTTCTGCATTCAAGCGATTTATTGCGCGTCGTGGCGCTATTTCTGTTCTTTATTCAGATAATGCAAAGAATTTTGTTGGAGCAAAAAATGCATTATCAGATATATTTACACTTACAAACTCGATTGAATTCCATGATACATTTGCCACTGAGCTTGCAAATAATCGTATACAGTGGAAGTTCAATCCTCCTCGAAGTCCTCATTTTGGTGGCTGCttcgaaatatttgttaaggcTTTTAAGAACCATTTGCGTCGTGTGGTAGGTGAACAGTTACTAACGTATGAAGAAATGTTAACTGTTCTTACACAAATTGAATCAGTTATCAATTCTCGACCGCTTACACTTTTAAGTGAGGATCCATCTGAGCTCACAGCTTCAACTCCAGCTCACTTCTTGATGTCATCACCAGTAAAATTTATACCCGCTAGAATGAAAGTAGATGATGAACcagtttcacttttaaaacGATATGCGTTGTTGGATGGTATGATACAATCATTCAGTAATCGATGGAAATTGGAATATCTCCATTTGCTACAGTCGAGAACAAAATGGAATACACAAGCCAATCCTGTCACAATAGGTACAGTTGTAGTTATAGTGACAGATAACGTTTCTCCACTTTCTTGGCCTTTAGGAAAGGTAATGGAAATTTATCCCGGAAAAGATGGAATTTGTAGAGTAGTTTTAGTCAAAACTGCAACgggaatttataaaaggcctATTGTGCGTTTATGCCCATTACCGAACCAATAA